In Leptodesmis sichuanensis A121, the following are encoded in one genomic region:
- the hpsA gene encoding hormogonium polysaccharide biosynthesis protein HpsA, with product MSDRKAKSVQRLSRAVWKLYRRLSKGLVTWLLRSALLLNRQRRAAAGFVLPTTVFLILVVALTAGALSYRAYNSSTRTIGNIQSRAIYNAATPAIDRARSKIEALFKDSRYPGGVPSEAFLTSMMLNDGRTIKGVNPATPQPGINGQTDPNDPFTLLGEKRIDINGDGLIDNAWVYHDGETKSSVVYSITFSIPADDTNPGGLPGWKKLLQKTEVDKALGIDSTESKNAGPFVRTGPLSNSEAVTCRVSSGSTVEQGWYQDATDTSKLRKRFQIDAFVVKDEDAVSPGKPPNLTTLEFSQDRLLERGNKWGAWFRNDLEIFPGRQFNWNGAMHTEGSLLIGPTTANNFSAYLISSPSSCLFLPESNSEISVRQVAQEDNTQVGNRFTGVIGSGDIRSNSYGGGSSIHVYQNKSYDASRTLDPSTQLVNSNKRPYSVSLDPATIVTSDGYKAREGDPSNYTDGLPAVTNTNVFIQGKRIVLDPKGDRPYVDDTYRADNRYGPKPNYGKVADVPTGKIGQPINAADFPGSPGVIDSLTRDTPVGDPSTVGLDGYWERRSIVEGLRILVGQRLELGNPAGWVPPQDRPQNTPQQPDQTPQSRDTDRNGNFTDLRQIGNYGAAANGTNADPDTSDNEGDPLYPPHRFVDSTRAHEERQRRTLRDNLAAVQATAVYHYKADGAGTFPTACLVTTAHPGTPLSLQRSVDFRFNQYLSTTGAPEPWIDFFYGKGTNGWEFSPPAATEADFAAAIATGQPLGNALRNLANFAGDPEGAFPPQQGTAIRPDPTLTMWGNFSNLRRAVATLDASNYNSLSPADKAYLHTAACTLGMLAYNLEQVQKFDPTASFLAGAMTTLGQDLYRTMDGNNEPGEIPDVLPKEQLSTYKDASGNYTGTYNPANYNPRDYDRVTPAMFLAALKERIKLQTPDENPEEDARYQLALLIHEHYQLRRDRTYGFRPSPAANTWNYNPYLSNYTYNAGGTAVRKTTLWSSACDPNLFPVNGATQSGSAGATGFSLRTSAVPRNRVALSRLCGAVIPPGAVHDFPGDNNYPARGAALENPLDADTSVTDEFKKLSPTISSTSNTVFTQTTLNTAPYDDPSFKRALVAPEFPSLYYLFPEFDHDQDGDVRTVGGKTIDHRQPGNTTDGTPRLNQLPAAFQPWPEPYITTANSINSSVTYQAVSTADTPYTDGLFTNGEYAAAVSYTDPNVLPEGITSFDYKPFQPFPEKDKAVSFGSDIVKPGKTDLSDWKLPTASTPAANSPNRIRTPNNTVAAVAFQDKVLFNGREWQPGRVLDIDLDMLRSTTVGGTESWLPVGGVVYAFREDAVREDAIARPAGTTNPPSLPDVKQTDVRTPGAETDPPLTAGAVSTKPVDYVPDPDRRAHGFRLRNGEKLKRTAGGVDAIKNTRGLSFFSDNPAYIMGNFNKHQDSNGNRLEEFTQQVGGTNYSTATFYDQRTTRDPNFAKTATDEWRPSEVLADTITILSNGFCDGGIIDTFTAVNVTNEYPSSGIDASAYNNPDKGLFAPGCGSSSVTSFMNQNRPNSAPQTNWNWQHENPSDPLSPVKISRNGHPLVQAPIPTGASKAPLPVEYTGVYNGGSTTIPGGYYNISGTSANSSQQKRSVQPVDPNLANPANPSEGPTVNTIFISGIVPSRLQQSYGGLHNFPRFLEWWQGVNLNFSGSFLQLNFSNYATAPYDEDVVEPAQDSNSFEVVDYNSPPNRLWGYDVALQMVPASPAAARFVTPGVTRNEFYTEPASNDPYMQNLCNALKANQAPNGPNLAQLKCPT from the coding sequence ATGTCAGACCGCAAAGCAAAATCCGTTCAACGTCTTTCGAGAGCCGTATGGAAGCTGTATCGCCGCCTGAGCAAAGGACTGGTGACCTGGTTGTTGCGATCGGCCTTGTTGCTCAATCGTCAACGACGGGCTGCGGCTGGATTTGTATTGCCGACCACGGTGTTTTTGATTCTGGTGGTGGCATTAACGGCAGGAGCATTGAGTTATCGGGCCTATAACAGCAGCACCCGGACGATCGGCAATATTCAAAGTCGGGCCATTTACAATGCGGCCACTCCAGCGATCGATCGTGCCCGCTCCAAAATTGAAGCGCTCTTTAAAGACTCGCGTTATCCAGGGGGGGTGCCATCAGAAGCCTTCCTGACCTCGATGATGCTGAACGATGGGCGGACAATTAAAGGGGTAAACCCAGCAACTCCCCAACCTGGCATTAATGGGCAAACAGATCCCAATGACCCATTTACCTTGCTGGGTGAAAAGCGGATTGATATCAATGGGGACGGCTTGATTGACAATGCCTGGGTCTATCATGACGGTGAAACAAAGTCGAGTGTTGTCTATTCCATCACTTTTTCCATTCCGGCAGATGACACAAATCCTGGGGGTCTACCAGGATGGAAAAAGCTGTTACAAAAAACAGAAGTAGACAAAGCGTTAGGGATAGATAGCACAGAAAGCAAAAATGCTGGCCCCTTTGTCCGTACAGGGCCGTTGAGCAATAGTGAGGCGGTGACGTGCCGGGTTTCCAGTGGTAGTACGGTAGAGCAGGGATGGTATCAGGACGCTACAGATACCTCGAAACTACGGAAGCGATTTCAGATTGATGCATTCGTTGTCAAAGATGAGGATGCGGTCAGCCCTGGCAAGCCACCCAACCTGACAACCTTAGAGTTTTCTCAAGACCGCCTGTTGGAGCGGGGCAACAAATGGGGAGCCTGGTTCCGCAACGATCTGGAAATCTTCCCCGGTCGCCAATTTAACTGGAACGGGGCAATGCATACTGAGGGGAGTTTGCTAATTGGCCCGACCACGGCCAATAACTTCAGTGCCTACTTGATCAGTTCTCCTAGTTCCTGTTTGTTTTTGCCAGAATCGAACTCAGAAATCTCGGTTAGACAGGTCGCTCAAGAGGACAATACGCAGGTAGGCAACAGATTTACCGGGGTGATTGGGTCTGGTGACATCCGCTCCAACAGCTATGGCGGCGGCTCATCAATTCACGTTTACCAGAATAAGAGTTACGACGCTTCCAGGACTCTGGATCCTTCCACCCAATTGGTAAACAGCAATAAAAGGCCCTACTCCGTCTCTCTGGATCCGGCCACGATCGTCACCAGTGACGGCTATAAAGCCAGGGAAGGAGACCCATCGAACTACACAGATGGACTCCCTGCAGTTACTAATACCAATGTGTTCATTCAGGGTAAGCGAATCGTTTTGGATCCCAAGGGCGATCGCCCTTATGTGGATGACACTTACCGGGCTGATAACCGCTACGGGCCAAAGCCTAACTATGGCAAGGTGGCCGATGTTCCCACAGGCAAGATTGGTCAGCCCATCAATGCAGCCGATTTTCCAGGCAGCCCTGGAGTGATAGATTCCCTAACAAGGGATACCCCAGTGGGTGATCCTTCGACAGTGGGTCTGGATGGCTACTGGGAACGGCGATCGATTGTGGAAGGATTGCGAATTCTGGTAGGTCAACGCCTGGAATTAGGAAATCCTGCTGGTTGGGTGCCTCCTCAAGATCGACCTCAAAATACACCTCAACAGCCAGATCAAACGCCTCAATCAAGAGATACCGATAGAAACGGTAACTTTACGGATCTGCGGCAGATCGGTAACTATGGAGCTGCCGCAAACGGCACCAATGCCGACCCCGATACCAGTGATAACGAAGGCGATCCGCTGTATCCTCCCCATCGGTTTGTGGACTCTACTCGCGCCCATGAGGAGCGACAACGCCGGACGTTACGCGATAACCTGGCGGCGGTTCAAGCCACTGCCGTTTACCACTACAAAGCCGATGGTGCTGGCACTTTTCCCACAGCCTGTTTGGTGACTACGGCTCACCCTGGTACGCCCCTGAGTCTGCAACGGTCTGTTGATTTCCGGTTCAACCAATACCTTAGTACAACAGGCGCACCTGAACCCTGGATCGATTTCTTCTATGGCAAGGGTACCAATGGCTGGGAGTTTTCTCCCCCGGCAGCCACGGAAGCTGACTTTGCGGCGGCGATCGCGACGGGTCAACCATTAGGAAACGCCCTGCGAAATCTTGCCAATTTTGCTGGCGATCCGGAAGGAGCCTTTCCCCCTCAGCAAGGAACAGCGATTCGTCCCGATCCGACCCTAACAATGTGGGGCAATTTCTCTAACCTCCGGCGTGCTGTAGCCACTCTTGATGCATCTAACTACAACAGTCTTAGTCCTGCAGATAAAGCCTATCTGCATACCGCAGCCTGTACGTTGGGAATGCTGGCCTACAACCTGGAGCAGGTGCAAAAATTCGATCCCACGGCGTCTTTTCTGGCTGGTGCAATGACCACGCTTGGGCAAGATCTTTATAGAACGATGGATGGCAACAACGAGCCAGGCGAGATTCCTGATGTTCTGCCTAAAGAGCAGTTGTCCACTTACAAGGATGCCAGCGGCAATTACACCGGGACTTATAACCCTGCCAATTACAATCCGCGGGACTACGATCGAGTCACCCCAGCCATGTTTCTGGCTGCGCTCAAAGAGCGGATCAAACTTCAAACACCAGATGAAAACCCAGAAGAAGATGCCAGATATCAGTTGGCGCTGCTGATTCATGAGCATTACCAGCTTCGCCGCGATCGTACCTATGGTTTCCGTCCCTCTCCAGCCGCTAACACCTGGAATTACAATCCTTATCTCTCGAACTACACTTATAACGCTGGCGGTACTGCCGTTAGAAAGACAACTCTCTGGTCATCTGCTTGTGACCCCAATCTATTTCCCGTGAATGGGGCTACGCAGTCTGGATCTGCTGGGGCCACTGGTTTCAGCCTTAGAACCTCTGCCGTTCCTCGAAATCGCGTTGCCTTATCCCGATTATGTGGCGCAGTCATTCCTCCAGGCGCTGTACATGATTTCCCTGGGGATAACAACTATCCTGCACGAGGCGCTGCGTTAGAGAATCCATTGGATGCTGATACCAGTGTGACGGATGAATTCAAGAAGTTGAGTCCTACGATTAGCTCAACCTCAAACACCGTTTTCACTCAAACAACTCTGAATACTGCACCGTATGATGATCCCAGCTTTAAGCGGGCATTAGTTGCTCCTGAATTTCCTTCGCTGTATTACCTCTTCCCAGAGTTTGATCATGATCAGGATGGGGATGTTCGGACTGTAGGTGGTAAAACGATCGACCATCGCCAACCCGGAAATACAACAGATGGTACGCCACGGTTAAACCAACTACCTGCCGCGTTCCAACCCTGGCCAGAACCTTACATTACCACCGCCAATTCAATTAATTCGTCAGTCACCTATCAAGCTGTTAGTACCGCCGATACGCCTTACACAGACGGCCTCTTTACGAATGGTGAATATGCCGCAGCCGTTAGTTACACAGATCCAAATGTGTTACCTGAAGGCATTACCTCCTTTGATTACAAACCTTTTCAGCCGTTCCCTGAGAAAGATAAGGCTGTTAGTTTTGGTTCAGATATTGTTAAACCTGGTAAAACTGACCTCAGCGATTGGAAACTGCCAACAGCCAGCACTCCTGCCGCTAACAGCCCCAACCGGATCCGTACCCCAAATAACACAGTCGCAGCCGTAGCCTTCCAGGATAAAGTCCTGTTCAATGGACGGGAATGGCAGCCTGGGCGGGTGCTGGACATCGACCTGGATATGCTGCGAAGCACTACAGTGGGCGGAACTGAGTCCTGGTTACCTGTAGGTGGGGTCGTCTATGCGTTCCGGGAAGATGCGGTGCGGGAAGATGCGATCGCGCGTCCTGCAGGTACTACCAATCCTCCTTCACTACCTGATGTGAAGCAAACCGATGTGCGAACTCCTGGCGCGGAAACGGATCCGCCTTTAACGGCTGGAGCCGTCTCTACCAAGCCTGTAGACTATGTACCGGATCCCGATCGTCGAGCACATGGTTTCCGCTTACGCAATGGAGAAAAACTGAAACGGACAGCAGGAGGTGTGGATGCCATTAAAAACACCCGTGGGCTGTCCTTCTTCTCCGACAATCCGGCCTACATTATGGGGAACTTCAACAAGCACCAGGACTCCAATGGTAATCGTCTCGAAGAATTCACCCAACAAGTTGGCGGCACCAATTATAGTACGGCTACCTTTTATGACCAGCGAACTACTCGGGATCCCAATTTTGCCAAGACGGCAACCGATGAATGGCGGCCTTCAGAAGTGCTGGCCGATACCATCACCATCTTGTCAAACGGCTTCTGTGACGGTGGAATTATTGACACGTTCACTGCCGTGAATGTTACCAACGAATACCCAAGCAGTGGTATTGATGCCAGCGCCTATAATAATCCGGATAAAGGGCTATTTGCGCCTGGATGTGGGAGTAGCTCAGTTACCTCTTTCATGAACCAAAACCGGCCAAACAGTGCTCCTCAAACGAATTGGAACTGGCAGCACGAAAATCCCAGTGATCCCCTGTCTCCAGTCAAGATTTCTCGTAATGGCCACCCTCTAGTTCAGGCTCCAATTCCTACAGGTGCTTCTAAAGCCCCCCTTCCGGTTGAGTATACAGGCGTATATAACGGTGGCTCAACTACAATTCCAGGCGGTTATTACAACATCTCTGGCACAAGTGCAAACTCAAGCCAACAAAAACGCTCGGTACAGCCAGTGGATCCTAATCTGGCCAATCCTGCCAATCCTTCTGAAGGCCCAACGGTGAATACGATTTTCATCAGTGGTATCGTTCCGTCCCGTTTACAACAGTCCTATGGAGGATTGCATAACTTCCCCCGCTTCCTGGAATGGTGGCAGGGAGTGAACCTCAACTTCTCCGGATCCTTCCTGCAATTGAATTTCAGTAACTATGCCACCGCTCCCTACGATGAGGATGTCGTAGAACCTGCCCAGGATTCCAATAGCTTTGAGGTCGTAGACTACAACAGTCCCCCGAACCGTCTCTGGGGTTATGATGTCGCCCTACAGATGGTGCCTGCCAGCCCTGCTGCTGCCCGGTTCGTGACCCCTGGTGTAACCCGCAACGAGTTCTACACCGAACCTGCATCCAACGACCCCTATATGCAGAATTTGTGTAATGCTCTGAAAGCCAATCAAGCCCCCAATGGCCCTAATCTCGCTCAACTCAAGTGCCCAACCTAA
- a CDS encoding prepilin-type N-terminal cleavage/methylation domain-containing protein, translated as MSVRFRSTKSFPARILLALANRATDHSSTHPTEQGLSLIECLIAIMVIAITATAITPPILLATGTRIQSRRAEQANQIAQAEVDRIRTIVERGGYTTADLPMSTGQATGIETFGAPVSPPGPAMLSSATCPDRYPQTKPNSPNGLVKVDINGDCQAEFLMQVFRTEGCWPTNVDQTTQPPYSFYMGVRVYAYQEGENIPVFDNQRATLSMSSTGRKDQVAGNRKPLQTLYTKISRNNDNKSYECVAK; from the coding sequence ATGTCCGTCCGTTTCCGTTCTACCAAATCCTTTCCTGCCCGGATATTGCTAGCGCTGGCAAACCGTGCCACTGACCATTCCTCAACTCACCCCACAGAGCAGGGGCTATCGCTGATTGAGTGTTTAATTGCCATTATGGTAATTGCCATTACGGCAACGGCCATTACCCCGCCGATTCTGTTAGCCACTGGCACCCGCATCCAATCGCGACGGGCTGAACAGGCTAACCAGATTGCCCAGGCGGAAGTGGATCGGATTCGGACGATCGTAGAACGGGGGGGATACACCACCGCAGACTTACCGATGAGTACTGGGCAGGCCACTGGCATTGAAACCTTTGGCGCACCCGTCAGTCCTCCTGGGCCTGCCATGCTGTCGTCTGCTACTTGTCCCGATCGCTACCCTCAAACCAAACCAAACTCTCCCAATGGCCTGGTCAAGGTCGATATTAACGGAGATTGTCAGGCAGAGTTTTTGATGCAGGTTTTCCGAACGGAAGGATGCTGGCCTACCAACGTTGATCAAACTACTCAACCGCCTTATTCCTTTTACATGGGGGTACGAGTCTATGCCTACCAGGAGGGGGAAAATATTCCTGTCTTTGACAACCAGCGGGCCACCCTCAGTATGAGTTCTACAGGCCGCAAAGATCAGGTGGCAGGCAACCGCAAGCCACTACAAACCCTGTATACCAAAATTTCTCGTAATAACGACAACAAATCTTACGAGTGTGTTGCCAAGTAG
- a CDS encoding PilW family protein translates to MARTSLIQKIKKHLLIAQRQRRSGFTLTELLVSMIIGAFLVALLLGFVVEVTQNNQQDAARSQVQQDMQAAMDYITQDLREAVFVYNGDCLQGNGTPTSTQDLKIICPGVINHIPASMTQDGRVPVLAFWRAERLPKGIRDLCSAQAPNLDDTDQNNNPSNPLVLAGVPCISGNSYSLVVYALDPSNDGNIWQGKTRIIRYKLSQFTDSATTANDQTPGYVNPLNSPDSTFQQWPYGTRADKSFGSLQTTRPTNSPMALVDFVDDVGAPGVTPNCEEFAPTVVGNPNKDPNDIANALSPTNTNNRNRAFYACVRNGGIGNAAPKAGENQDVLISLVGNVTGQAGFAPQNDNQERLTPLQTRVLVRGVVNKVNPTS, encoded by the coding sequence ATGGCTAGAACTTCCCTGATACAGAAGATTAAAAAGCATCTACTGATTGCCCAGCGACAGCGGCGATCGGGCTTCACGCTGACTGAATTGCTGGTGTCGATGATCATCGGGGCTTTTCTGGTTGCCTTACTGTTAGGCTTTGTCGTTGAAGTGACTCAGAATAACCAACAGGATGCCGCCCGCAGTCAGGTACAGCAGGATATGCAGGCGGCGATGGATTACATCACTCAGGATTTACGGGAAGCGGTTTTCGTTTATAACGGTGACTGTCTCCAGGGAAATGGTACGCCAACCAGCACTCAGGACTTAAAAATCATTTGTCCCGGTGTGATCAATCACATCCCAGCGTCCATGACCCAAGATGGCAGAGTTCCGGTTCTGGCCTTCTGGCGGGCTGAACGCCTACCTAAAGGGATTCGCGATTTATGTAGTGCTCAGGCACCCAATTTAGATGACACCGATCAGAATAATAATCCCAGCAATCCTTTAGTGCTGGCGGGCGTTCCTTGTATTTCTGGAAACAGCTATTCTCTGGTTGTCTATGCGCTTGATCCTAGCAATGACGGTAACATCTGGCAGGGCAAGACCCGAATCATTCGTTATAAGTTAAGCCAGTTTACTGACAGTGCAACGACGGCCAATGATCAAACGCCTGGGTATGTGAATCCCTTAAATAGCCCCGATTCAACTTTTCAGCAGTGGCCTTATGGCACCAGAGCAGATAAAAGTTTTGGTTCCTTACAAACCACTCGCCCAACCAACTCACCAATGGCGCTGGTTGATTTTGTCGATGATGTAGGTGCGCCTGGTGTCACCCCCAACTGTGAAGAGTTTGCCCCAACAGTAGTTGGCAATCCAAATAAAGATCCTAATGATATTGCCAACGCCTTGAGTCCAACAAATACTAATAATCGTAATCGTGCATTCTATGCCTGTGTTCGTAATGGAGGGATCGGTAACGCCGCCCCTAAAGCAGGAGAGAATCAGGATGTTTTGATTTCCTTAGTGGGCAATGTCACGGGTCAAGCAGGCTTTGCGCCACAGAACGATAATCAGGAGCGTTTAACTCCTCTTCAAACTCGTGTTCTGGTGCGGGGCGTGGTGAATAAAGTTAATCCAACAAGTTAG
- a CDS encoding prepilin-type N-terminal cleavage/methylation domain-containing protein: MKRLKTRLKRSMAGFTLLEVLVVIIIIAILFAIAAPSWNIVMNRQRVNVVRDQATQLIRQAQADARRTHTARIVVFDNSTGVPRAAVVPQTLDTNTGQTSGFIANPTTTINNWQTLGNGDIKANSLDFSTVPVDANNPQGGQLVFNSNGAVDPLSESAASKNPSSPSIFTVNITQAKTSVNTRKCVVVTTLLGAVRQAEGSNCPTS; the protein is encoded by the coding sequence ATGAAACGGTTGAAAACTCGGCTTAAACGCTCCATGGCAGGGTTTACGCTGCTGGAAGTGCTGGTAGTCATCATCATTATTGCGATTCTGTTTGCGATCGCTGCACCCAGTTGGAATATTGTGATGAATCGCCAGCGGGTAAACGTTGTCCGAGATCAGGCGACTCAACTGATCCGGCAGGCTCAAGCAGACGCTCGCCGTACCCACACGGCAAGAATCGTAGTTTTTGATAACTCCACTGGAGTTCCCAGGGCTGCCGTCGTTCCCCAAACCTTAGATACGAATACCGGGCAAACTTCCGGCTTCATTGCCAATCCCACCACCACTATTAATAACTGGCAGACCTTAGGCAATGGAGACATTAAAGCTAATAGCCTGGATTTCTCGACGGTTCCTGTAGATGCCAATAACCCTCAAGGTGGTCAACTGGTTTTCAACAGTAATGGTGCTGTTGATCCGCTTTCCGAAAGTGCGGCTTCAAAGAATCCCAGCAGTCCGAGCATTTTTACAGTCAACATCACCCAGGCCAAGACTTCTGTGAATACCCGCAAATGTGTGGTAGTTACGACCCTGTTGGGCGCGGTTCGTCAGGCAGAGGGAAGCAATTGCCCAACTTCTTAG
- a CDS encoding cupin domain-containing protein: MKLTSLSDLPAEFVSHNPEIQKKVMLRPGDLPHLTNFSQARLAPGQIASAHHHVDMYEVFFVMSGVGVITLDRTPYALTPGVCVAVEPGETHEVKNTGDEELVLTYFGVLT; the protein is encoded by the coding sequence ATGAAATTGACTTCTCTCTCTGATTTACCTGCGGAATTTGTCTCGCATAATCCAGAAATTCAAAAAAAGGTGATGTTGCGTCCGGGAGATCTTCCCCACCTGACCAACTTCTCTCAGGCACGCTTAGCCCCTGGTCAAATTGCCTCTGCTCACCATCATGTTGATATGTACGAAGTCTTCTTCGTCATGTCTGGCGTGGGGGTAATCACCCTCGATCGCACTCCCTATGCCTTAACCCCTGGAGTCTGTGTTGCTGTTGAACCTGGAGAAACCCATGAGGTCAAAAACACCGGAGATGAAGAATTAGTGTTGACCTACTTCGGTGTGTTGACCTAG
- the cysE gene encoding serine O-acetyltransferase, with translation MISTLIADFRIIFERDPAARNWLEVLFCYPGLQAILFHRFAHWLYVLGLPFIPRLISHIARFLTGIEIHPGAQIGRGVFIDHGMGVVIGETAIIGDYVLIYQGVTLGGTGKESGKRHPTLGENVVVGAGAKVLGNLLIGNNVRIGAGSVVLRDVPSDCTVVGIPGRIVYRSGERVEPLEHGRLPDSEAQVIRALVDRIESLEQQVQSLQKSQDAVPVPAIAGVAPANHALLNSWLNDAPSQAPVAGNCRLRDRVIEEFLDGSGI, from the coding sequence GTGATATCTACTTTAATTGCAGACTTTCGCATTATTTTTGAGCGTGACCCAGCCGCCCGTAACTGGTTGGAAGTTCTATTTTGCTATCCTGGTTTGCAGGCAATCTTGTTTCATCGCTTTGCCCACTGGCTGTATGTCCTGGGTTTGCCGTTTATCCCGCGGTTAATTTCTCATATTGCCCGGTTTCTGACAGGGATTGAAATTCATCCTGGTGCCCAGATTGGTCGAGGCGTTTTTATTGACCATGGCATGGGAGTAGTCATTGGGGAAACAGCAATTATCGGAGATTACGTCCTGATCTATCAGGGAGTCACTTTGGGCGGTACGGGGAAGGAAAGTGGCAAGCGGCACCCAACATTGGGAGAAAATGTGGTGGTGGGAGCCGGAGCTAAAGTGCTGGGCAACCTGCTAATTGGTAATAATGTCCGCATTGGAGCCGGATCGGTGGTACTGCGAGATGTCCCTTCGGATTGCACCGTGGTAGGGATTCCAGGCCGGATTGTGTATCGTTCTGGCGAACGGGTCGAGCCTCTGGAGCATGGCCGATTGCCTGATTCAGAGGCCCAGGTGATTCGTGCCCTGGTCGATCGCATCGAATCTTTAGAGCAACAGGTGCAATCATTGCAGAAATCCCAAGATGCGGTTCCTGTTCCAGCGATCGCCGGAGTCGCGCCTGCCAATCATGCCCTGCTGAATAGCTGGCTCAATGACGCTCCCTCTCAAGCTCCAGTTGCAGGGAATTGTCGCCTGCGCGATCGAGTTATCGAAGAATTTTTAGACGGTTCTGGAATTTAA